A genomic segment from Amycolatopsis camponoti encodes:
- a CDS encoding LysR family transcriptional regulator, whose product MKELKNLNLNLLVHLDALLAQRSVSGAAQQLGLSQPTVSSALARLRRHFGDELLARQGSRYVLTPLAAALQPLVTDAVTSSERVFLGRAGFDPVRTRRQFVVLTSDFWLEAVGPSISRLLSEAAPASSVRFDLLRIADLDDALETLRTLDGILLPHGALPEAPHVDLLTTEWRALVDARNDRVGTVLDRDTLAALPWVLYADRSTATAALVSSTIMRQLVLAGLDPRVEVTVGTFSGVPSFVRGTDRVAVVHKSLALRAELTLGLRSLPLPMAFDALTLAFWWHPRHTNDHAHRWFRSLTRSAAGLVAADTSGFELAPATEESLGDGG is encoded by the coding sequence GTGAAGGAGCTGAAGAACCTCAACCTGAACCTGCTCGTGCACCTGGACGCGCTGCTCGCCCAGCGCAGTGTCTCCGGCGCGGCCCAGCAGCTCGGGTTGAGCCAGCCGACGGTGTCGTCCGCGCTGGCCAGGCTCCGCCGGCACTTCGGTGACGAGCTGCTGGCGCGCCAGGGAAGCAGATACGTGCTCACCCCGCTGGCCGCGGCCCTGCAACCCCTCGTCACCGACGCGGTCACCAGCAGCGAGCGGGTCTTCCTCGGCCGCGCGGGGTTCGACCCGGTACGCACCCGTCGCCAGTTCGTCGTCCTGACGAGTGATTTCTGGCTCGAGGCAGTCGGCCCGTCGATCAGCCGGCTCCTCAGCGAGGCCGCGCCGGCGTCATCCGTCCGGTTCGACCTGCTGCGCATCGCCGACCTCGACGATGCCCTCGAGACCTTGCGCACCCTCGACGGCATCCTGCTGCCGCACGGAGCCCTGCCGGAGGCACCGCACGTGGATCTGCTGACCACCGAATGGCGGGCGCTGGTCGACGCTCGCAATGACCGGGTCGGAACGGTCCTCGACCGCGACACGCTCGCAGCTCTCCCGTGGGTGCTCTACGCCGACCGGTCCACGGCGACAGCGGCGCTCGTGAGCTCCACGATCATGCGCCAGCTGGTACTGGCCGGGCTCGACCCCCGCGTCGAGGTCACGGTCGGGACGTTTTCGGGCGTGCCGTCCTTCGTCCGGGGCACCGATCGGGTCGCGGTCGTCCACAAATCCCTCGCACTGCGCGCGGAATTGACCCTGGGCCTGCGCTCGTTGCCCCTTCCGATGGCTTTCGACGCACTCACGCTGGCGTTCTGGTGGCACCCGCGCCACACCAACGACCACGCCCACCGGTGGTTCAGGTCGTTGACGAGGTCAGCCGCCGGGCTGGTCGCCGCCGACACCTCGGGTTTCGAACTCGCCCCGGCCACGGAGGAATCCCTCGGGGACGGAGGGTAG
- a CDS encoding TetR family transcriptional regulator, which yields MAWDVEGTKRRIQEAALAEFSQFGAAGTTIDRIAKRAEVNRERVYKYYGDKAVLFSKVVRYELDKLAEDVPLRQVAGPDDLADFAGLSFDYLKEHPDVARLVLWEGLADTGAVQDEAERTGLYVGKARAVAEAQRAGLIDSSIAPAHLVFLLIALAVQWWATPQMARMLATGQDDDSPARRREAVVQAARRLTAVGS from the coding sequence ATGGCTTGGGACGTCGAAGGTACGAAGCGCAGGATTCAGGAAGCTGCGCTCGCCGAGTTTTCGCAGTTCGGAGCCGCTGGGACGACGATCGACAGGATCGCCAAGCGTGCTGAGGTGAACCGGGAACGGGTCTACAAGTACTACGGCGACAAGGCGGTGCTGTTTTCGAAAGTGGTCCGGTACGAACTGGACAAGCTCGCCGAAGACGTGCCTCTGCGTCAGGTGGCGGGCCCGGACGACTTGGCGGACTTCGCCGGACTCTCGTTCGACTACTTGAAAGAACACCCGGATGTTGCCCGGCTCGTCCTGTGGGAGGGCCTTGCCGATACGGGCGCCGTCCAGGACGAAGCTGAACGAACCGGGCTGTACGTGGGCAAGGCTCGTGCGGTGGCCGAGGCCCAGCGGGCCGGGCTGATCGACTCGTCGATCGCCCCCGCTCATCTTGTCTTCCTGCTCATCGCGCTGGCTGTCCAGTGGTGGGCGACACCACAGATGGCTCGCATGCTCGCGACCGGGCAAGACGACGACTCGCCGGCTCGGCGCCGGGAGGCCGTCGTGCAGGCGGCACGGCGTCTCACAGCTGTCGGCAGTTGA
- a CDS encoding PhzF family phenazine biosynthesis protein, producing MRLFHQVDVFADEFPYGNPVAVVHNADDLSTTDMAAIARWTNLAETTFLLTPTHPSADYRLRIFTISRELPFAGHATLGAARAWLAAGNTPGRAGRIEQQCGAGPVHIRSEADLLWFAAPPLLRDAPVTDYELRALAAGLRIEPEQITAARWADNGPGWVVVLLASAEAVLAITPDYGRLSGFSAVGVVGPHPAGSEALFEVRAFTDEGTRWEEDPVTGSLNAAVAQWLIPAGGAPARYTATQGAALQRRGRIHLSHHDGEIWVGGRTALGITGQWH from the coding sequence ATGCGGCTGTTCCACCAGGTAGACGTCTTCGCCGACGAGTTCCCCTACGGCAATCCCGTCGCCGTCGTGCACAACGCCGACGACCTGAGCACCACCGACATGGCGGCCATCGCGCGGTGGACCAACCTGGCCGAAACCACGTTCCTCCTCACACCGACGCACCCCTCGGCCGACTACCGCCTCCGGATCTTCACCATCAGCCGCGAACTGCCCTTCGCCGGCCACGCCACCCTCGGAGCGGCACGCGCCTGGCTGGCGGCCGGCAACACCCCCGGCCGAGCCGGCCGGATCGAGCAGCAGTGCGGCGCCGGCCCGGTCCACATACGCTCCGAGGCCGACCTCTTGTGGTTCGCTGCGCCGCCGCTGCTGCGCGACGCCCCCGTGACCGACTACGAGCTGCGTGCTCTTGCCGCCGGGCTGCGCATCGAACCGGAACAGATCACGGCGGCCCGGTGGGCCGACAACGGCCCCGGGTGGGTTGTCGTCCTGCTCGCTTCCGCGGAAGCCGTCCTGGCCATCACTCCCGACTACGGACGTTTGAGCGGATTTTCCGCCGTCGGCGTCGTCGGGCCGCACCCGGCGGGAAGCGAGGCGCTGTTCGAGGTCCGGGCGTTCACCGACGAGGGCACCCGCTGGGAGGAGGACCCGGTCACCGGCAGCCTCAACGCGGCTGTCGCGCAGTGGCTGATTCCAGCGGGCGGCGCCCCCGCGCGGTACACCGCCACGCAGGGCGCGGCACTTCAGCGCCGGGGCCGAATCCACCTTTCCCACCACGACGGCGAGATCTGGGTCGGAGGCCGCACGGCACTCGGCATCACCGGGCAGTGGCACTAG
- a CDS encoding ABC transporter permease has product MLALILTATAGLFVGSYTTFLAAPAPHHIPLAVLAPAGADRSLDETLDALLDGALEQQAMPDRTAARQAILEQRVFGVLEYRATGIPARLELSGASGPSVAQLLSERAPRAAVASGTAVEIDDLSPLQEGDPRGLAIFYMTLAAVIIGFIGSMLYDVHAPRLAPGERIGFLAVTATSGGLAITAVVSLLVGALDLPFLSSWLILSLTMFAAAVTCTMFSTLFGRWGMLPTWAVMVLLGNPSSGGTVSAALLPTTLGDLGRWLPPGASISAHHTAVYFPGHQSAFPYLVLTGWVVASCVVFWRLRHRHPGGR; this is encoded by the coding sequence GTGCTGGCCCTCATCCTGACCGCGACGGCCGGTTTGTTCGTCGGCTCCTACACGACCTTCCTGGCTGCGCCCGCTCCGCATCACATCCCACTCGCCGTCCTCGCGCCCGCCGGAGCCGACCGGTCTCTCGACGAGACGCTGGACGCGCTGCTCGACGGAGCGCTGGAGCAGCAGGCGATGCCAGACCGGACCGCGGCCCGTCAGGCAATTCTGGAGCAGCGGGTCTTCGGGGTGCTCGAGTACCGGGCAACCGGCATCCCCGCCCGGCTGGAGCTCTCCGGCGCATCGGGCCCCTCGGTCGCACAGCTGCTGTCCGAGCGCGCTCCTCGCGCTGCGGTGGCAAGCGGCACCGCGGTCGAGATCGACGACCTCAGTCCGCTGCAGGAGGGCGATCCCCGCGGCCTGGCGATCTTCTACATGACCCTGGCCGCAGTGATCATCGGGTTCATCGGATCGATGTTGTACGACGTCCACGCGCCACGCCTCGCGCCCGGGGAGCGCATCGGATTCCTCGCCGTCACCGCCACCTCGGGCGGGCTCGCGATCACGGCCGTGGTGAGCCTGCTCGTCGGCGCACTCGACCTGCCCTTCCTCTCGTCGTGGCTGATCTTGTCCCTGACGATGTTCGCCGCCGCAGTCACCTGCACCATGTTCAGCACGCTCTTCGGACGTTGGGGCATGCTGCCGACCTGGGCGGTGATGGTCCTGCTCGGCAATCCCTCGTCCGGCGGCACGGTGTCGGCCGCCTTGCTGCCGACAACTCTCGGCGACCTCGGCCGGTGGCTTCCACCGGGCGCGTCGATCAGTGCCCACCACACGGCCGTCTACTTCCCCGGCCACCAGAGCGCGTTCCCGTACCTCGTGCTGACCGGCTGGGTCGTCGCCTCGTGCGTGGTGTTCTGGAGGCTCCGGCACCGCCACCCCGGCGGACGCTGA